A stretch of the Fusobacterium varium genome encodes the following:
- a CDS encoding ABC transporter substrate-binding protein, with product MGLKDCLWCIGGASKGVSGCRFSLYPMTDKFVDIILGGLEKTDTSKVWKQTDKLSTCIRGKSTHVFDVVKGLFVNAYKEDVHMALEATFSKGCPGDTDADSFMEVDDEKVNEKNIKDKKFNVMSKISFYPMGEEDYMEHIAKAVMTAKDRGVFTKSSHYVSILEGDVHSVFDVLEEIFQYGEANLSHYILQVTISVNSPTKD from the coding sequence ATGGGATTGAAAGATTGTTTATGGTGTATAGGTGGGGCAAGTAAAGGAGTGTCTGGATGTAGATTCTCCCTTTATCCAATGACAGACAAGTTTGTAGATATAATTCTTGGAGGACTTGAAAAAACAGATACTTCAAAAGTTTGGAAACAAACAGATAAATTAAGTACATGTATCAGAGGAAAAAGTACTCATGTATTTGATGTAGTAAAAGGTTTATTTGTTAATGCCTATAAAGAAGATGTACATATGGCTCTTGAGGCTACTTTTTCCAAAGGATGTCCTGGTGATACAGATGCAGACTCATTTATGGAAGTAGACGATGAAAAGGTAAATGAAAAAAATATCAAAGATAAAAAATTTAATGTAATGAGTAAGATTTCTTTTTACCCTATGGGAGAAGAAGACTATATGGAGCATATAGCCAAAGCAGTAATGACAGCAAAAGATAGAGGAGTTTTTACTAAGAGTTCTCATTATGTATCTATTTTAGAGGGCGATGTGCATAGTGTATTTGATGTATTGGAAGAAATATTTCAATATGGAGAGGCAAATCTGTCACATTATATTTTACAGGTTACTATTTCAGTAAATAGCCCAACAAAGGATTAA
- a CDS encoding ABC transporter permease protein, with protein sequence MFNWKLKDVIMVSIFSVIFSFIYLGAVYFANFLATILAPFGLAPFAYEIFFGVWFMASTFVPYIVQRSGVAVVSEVLSALIEVIMGNMFGPIVILSGIIQGMGPELVFAKNKYKNFTMMNMCIAAAAACIASFIWGFIRGGFVKYSPLMLVCMFVVRLISSVVFSGIICKIAADKLAGTGALSGYTLGQQNDPEMED encoded by the coding sequence ATGTTTAACTGGAAACTAAAAGATGTAATAATGGTATCAATTTTTTCTGTAATATTTTCATTTATATATTTAGGAGCTGTATATTTTGCTAATTTTCTTGCAACAATACTTGCTCCTTTTGGATTAGCTCCTTTTGCTTATGAGATATTTTTTGGTGTATGGTTTATGGCTTCTACTTTTGTGCCATATATTGTACAGAGATCAGGAGTAGCAGTTGTATCAGAAGTGCTTTCTGCTCTTATAGAGGTTATCATGGGAAATATGTTTGGACCAATAGTTATTCTTTCTGGAATAATTCAGGGAATGGGGCCAGAACTTGTATTTGCAAAGAATAAATATAAGAACTTTACTATGATGAATATGTGTATTGCAGCGGCAGCAGCTTGTATAGCAAGTTTTATATGGGGATTTATAAGAGGAGGATTTGTAAAGTATTCTCCGTTGATGTTAGTATGTATGTTTGTAGTAAGACTTATCAGCTCAGTGGTATTTTCAGGGATAATCTGTAAAATAGCTGCTGATAAACTGGCAGGAACAGGAGCATTGAGCGGATATACTCTTGGGCAGCAGAATGATCCTGAAATGGAAGATTAA
- a CDS encoding ABC transporter ATP-binding protein has protein sequence MEEVLRCKDIVFKYRETSKENIINGFTYSFNKGEIYLITGFSGCGKSTLANVIAGLYPSSKGILSKGEVKLFGKEIFEYSLEKRAEYIMMMFQNADTQFCMDIVKDEIIFCLENIAFPVEKMDEIVEAVLKETGIEYLKYRKISSLSGGEKQKLSLACILAVKPKVIVLDEPFANVDYESSQEIVNILKNMNKEKEVTVIAVDHRVSLWKDIDYTLLHLGKGCSFVDKNIDKYLVDIIDEEEYKKNYLEKREKFKERTDLIEIEGLKIVYEKEPLLEDINIKIKEGSITSIIGKSGAGKTSLLKAIAGIYKISHGNIKIFGRDIKKIEYKEFINNVGIVFQNPQNQFITYKVIDEIMFTMRNRYPKEDEKLLLEKSENLLKEFELYKYRNFSPFSLSQGQQRKLAVLSMLGAGQKIILCDEPTYGQDNKTSIEIMEFLKRKATEENITVVMVSHDKNLVFRYSDFIYETTIDKNIRRIEI, from the coding sequence ATGGAAGAAGTTTTAAGATGTAAGGATATTGTTTTTAAATATAGAGAAACATCAAAAGAAAATATAATAAATGGCTTCACATACTCTTTTAATAAAGGGGAAATATATTTGATAACAGGTTTTTCAGGCTGTGGAAAAAGTACTCTAGCTAATGTTATTGCGGGACTTTATCCAAGCAGTAAAGGAATACTTTCCAAAGGAGAAGTAAAACTTTTTGGAAAAGAAATATTTGAATACTCTCTTGAGAAAAGAGCTGAATATATTATGATGATGTTTCAAAATGCTGACACTCAGTTTTGTATGGATATAGTAAAAGATGAAATAATATTCTGTCTGGAGAATATTGCTTTTCCTGTAGAAAAAATGGATGAAATTGTAGAAGCAGTATTAAAAGAAACTGGAATAGAATATCTAAAATACAGAAAAATTTCTTCACTTTCAGGAGGAGAAAAACAAAAACTTTCTTTGGCATGTATACTAGCAGTAAAACCAAAAGTTATAGTACTTGATGAACCTTTTGCCAATGTGGATTATGAAAGCAGTCAGGAAATTGTAAATATACTGAAAAATATGAATAAAGAGAAAGAAGTGACTGTAATAGCTGTAGATCACAGAGTATCTCTTTGGAAAGATATAGATTACACTCTTCTCCATTTAGGAAAAGGGTGTAGTTTTGTTGATAAAAATATTGATAAATATCTTGTTGATATAATAGATGAAGAGGAATATAAAAAGAATTATCTGGAAAAACGTGAGAAGTTTAAAGAGCGAACAGATTTAATAGAGATAGAAGGATTAAAAATAGTTTATGAAAAGGAACCTTTGTTGGAAGATATTAATATTAAGATAAAAGAGGGAAGTATAACTTCTATAATAGGAAAAAGTGGAGCTGGGAAAACTTCTCTTTTAAAAGCTATAGCAGGGATATATAAGATATCACATGGAAATATAAAAATATTTGGAAGAGATATAAAAAAAATTGAATATAAAGAATTCATAAATAATGTAGGAATAGTTTTTCAAAATCCTCAAAACCAGTTTATAACATATAAAGTTATAGATGAAATAATGTTTACTATGAGAAATAGATATCCTAAAGAAGATGAAAAGCTGCTTTTAGAAAAATCAGAAAACTTGCTGAAAGAATTTGAACTTTATAAATATAGAAATTTTTCGCCTTTTTCTCTTAGTCAGGGGCAACAAAGAAAACTTGCAGTTCTTTCTATGTTGGGGGCTGGGCAGAAGATAATTCTTTGTGATGAGCCTACTTATGGACAGGACAATAAAACCAGTATAGAGATAATGGAGTTTCTTAAAAGAAAAGCGACAGAAGAAAATATTACTGTTGTGATGGTATCCCATGACAAAAATCTTGTATTCAGATATTCAGATTTTATCTATGAAACAACTAT